The Myxococcales bacterium genomic sequence GAAAAGGGCGCGCGCAGGATGAAGGCTCCCGCGGCTTTCTTGAACCTCGCGCCAGTGTAGGTGCGCGCCTCTCCGAGTCCGTGACAGCAATGCAACAGATACGCGTCCAAATTGTCACAGCCGTGTTACGGCAATAACGCAACAAGACAGCGCGGCGCGGCTTTTAGTCGACCTGTACGGTCTGGCAGCCCAAGATCAGGTCCACCCGCCCCCGCGGATCGGCGCGGAAAAGGTCGCAGGTGGTCGGGCAGACGGTGATGCCGGTCGGCTGCTGAGTCGTCGCGTCAAGGGTGTAGTACCAGCCGCCTTTCGAGGGGCTGCACGCTGCGGGCGCCGGCACCTGGCCTATCGTGAGGTAGGCGTTGGCGCCGGTGAGGAAGCGTACGTTGACCTGCTGAAGATCGATTTGGCCCCGCTCGGCCTTCGGGATCTGGTACGCGCACGCCAGCGCCGCCGCCCGGATGTCGTTCAGCGCGGCCAGGAAGCCCTGGCTCACGTTGCCGCTGGTCGAAACGACCGTGGGTTTGCCGCTGCCGCCCGCCTGGGCGATGCGGGACAGATTGAGGGACGCATCCGACGATTCCTCGGGCGTGAACACACCGATCACGAAGGTGGGGATCGGCGGTGACGTGGCCAGGGCCCCGGCCGCCACCGCGGCGATCTCCGCGATGCCGCGCGGGCTGCAGTTCGTGGGGAAGCCGTCGGTGGCCAACACCACGGCCGCGCGCCGGCCCGGGGTGTTCGCGACCTGGCTGCGCGCCCGGGTGAGCGCGCCTTCGAGGGCGGGGCCGGTGGGCGTCATGCCCTCGGGGCTCTTGTCCGCGAGCAATCCCAGGAGCGTGCTGGCGCCGGCCGGCAGGGCCACCAGCGGGGAGCCTGCTTGCGCGTAGGTCTCGGGCGCGCAGATGTCTCGCCCGGCGCAGCGCCCCGGCAAGGCACGACAGACGTCGCCACTTTGCGAGGAACAGCGTTCGCCCACGGGCACACAGAAGGCGGGTTGCGCGCCACAGCGGCCGAGCGGGGCGCAGGGGCCGAGCGTGCCGCAGTCGGCATCGGTGGTGCACGAGGGCAGGGTGCTGCTGCCCGCGCAGGCCTTGAACGTCTCACAAGGACCGAAGGCCCCACATTGCGCGGGGGTCGTACACTCAGCGGGTACGTTCGGTTGCACCTGGGGGAAGAAGTGCAGCGCCGCGCTCACCCCGTCCGATTCGGCGGCGCGGGCGAAGGACGTGAAGGCCGCACGCACGGCGTCCCACTTGGAGGTGCCACCCGGTGTGGCATCGGCCATCGAGCCGGAGGTGTCGATCATGAAGATCAGATCGAGCGGCACACGTTCGGGCCGGATGGTGTTGGACGCACACGAGCCCGCGAAGGGATCCACCACCTCGCGCCCGGGCGTGCCAAAGACGGGCAGCTCCCCCGCCTCGCGCGGCGCCCGGGCATCGGGCGCGAACACGGGGGCCGGCGCGAGCTCGTCGGAGCTCCCGCATGCCGAGAGGACCACCGCCAGCACCCACCCGAAGAGGCGCACGCATCGCCGGGGCGACGCGGAAATGTCGGGGGCCACGAAAAAACGTGCGGCGGGCGGTGACACCACTTTCCAGTGTAACGCCGCCCCGAGCGCCGCGATATGTGCGCGCGGCGCCCTAAAGCCCGCGGATGTAGGTCCCTGCGCGCGTCAGGCTGCAGCCGCATCGACTTGGATGCGGGCAAACAGCTTCTTGAGATCGGCTTCGACCAGCGTTTCCTGCGCCAGCAGCGTGGTGGCCCCTTCGTCGAGCAGAGGGCGGTTGAGGCTCAGGATCGCGCGGGCCCTCGCAAAGGTGGCGCCCACGATCCGGGTGACCGCTTCGTCGATCTGGCGGGCCGTCTCGTCGCTGTAGGCCGGGCGGCCGGCGACGGGGGCTCCGGGCGTGCCGAGGAAATTGGGCCCGTCCGTCTCGTAGGCCACGTTGCCCAGCTCCGGCACCATCGCGTAGCGGGTCACCATGTTGCGGGCGATGTTGGCCACCTTGGCCAGATCGTCCGCCGCTCCCGTGGACAGATGGTTGAACACCTCCAACTCGGCGGCTCTGCCCCCGAGCAGCACGGCCATCTTGTTTTCCAGCTCGGTGCGCGTCATCAGGTAGCGATCCTCGAGGGGACGCTGAATCGTGTAGCCCAGCGCGCCGACGCCCCGAGGAATGATGGAGATCTTCTGCACGGGATCCGAGCCCGGCAGCGCCGCCGCCACCAGGGCGTGCCCCATCTCGTGAAACGCCACCACGCGGCGTTCGTGCGGGTTGAGCAGCCGGTTGCGCTTTTCCAGGCCCGCCACGATCCGTTCGATGGCTTGCTCGAAGTCAGACAGCATCACCGTGTCGGCCCTGCGGCGGGTGGCCACGAGGGCCGCTTCGTTGACGAGGTTCGCGAGGTCGGCGCCGGTGAAGCCCGGCGTGAGGCTGGCCACCTCTTCCAGGTTGACCTGGGTGTCGAGCTTCACCTTCTTGACGTGCACCTCGAGGATCTGCTTGCGGCCGATCTTGTCGGGTCGATCCACCAGCACCTGCCTGTCGAAGCGGCCCGCGCGCAGCAAGGCCGGGTCCAAAATTTCGGGGCGGTTCGTGGCGCCGATGAGCACGATGCCCGACGACGAATCGAAGCCGTCGAGCTCGACCAGAAGCTGGTTCAGGGTTTGCTCTTTTTCGTCGTGGCCGCCCATGCCCGGGTAGGCGTTGCGAGCGCGCCCCATGGCGTCGAGCTCGTCGATGAAGATGATGGCCGGAGCTTTTTGGCGGGCCTGCTCGAAGAGGTCACGCACGCGGGCGGCTCCCACGCCCACGAACATTTCCACGAACTCAGAGCCGGAGATCGAAAAGAAGGGCACACCGGCTTCGCCTGCCACGGCCTTGGCCAGCAAGGTTTTGCCCGTGCCGGGGGGACCCACCAGCAGCAAACCCTTCGGCATGCGTGCGCCGAGGCGGCCGTAGGATTTCGGGTCTCGGAGGAACGAGACCACCTCTTCCAGTTCCGCTTTGGATTCGTCGACACCCGCCACGTCCTTGAACGTGGTTTTGACGTCGGTCTCCACGTAGACCTTCGCCTTGCTCTTGCCGATCGACATGAGCCCGCCGGCGCCGCCGCCGCCGCCGATGCGGTTGGCGAAGCGCCGCATGATGAAGATCCAGAGGAACATCACCAGCGCGAGCGGCAGCAGGAAGCTGAGGATGTTGGGCAGAAGATCGCTCTCGATGCGTCCCGAGAACTTGACGCCCGTGTCGTCCAGCTTCGAAGCCAGGTTGGGATCGACCCGCGTGGTCACGAAGCGCTTTTTGCCGTCGATCTCTTCCTTGAGCTCGCCCTGGATCTGCTCGGTGCCAATCACGACTTCCGAGACCTTGTTGCCCTTGACCCAGGTCAAAAAGTCGCTGTAGGGCACATTCGCTACGGTCTGCGACCTCACCCACACATCGTGGATCGCGAGGATCCCGAACGCGGCCAGGATGAAGAACAATATGTCGAAGCGACGCAGATTTCCCATCACAACTTGCTGAGCCTAGCAGCCAACCGGAGCTCACTCCCGTGAGGGCCGTACGAAACGGGTCGTGGGAAACCCGCTTCGCGGATTCGGAACGACGGCCCTCGTGGCTCAGGCGCCGCGCGGCTGTCCGCCAAGCTCGAATTCAGCGCGGTACCAGTGATCCTGGTCGTTGCCGTGCGTATGGCCTTCGCGCTCGAAGATTTCGTAGGCGCGGCGGGCCACGTCGTCCCAGGACGGCGCCAGGGGCAGCGGCGCCAGCGTGACTGCAGCCTTCGGCCGGCGTGCCGTGGCGCTGGACTTGGGTTTCTCGGCCTGTGGCATCACGGGTGCCAGGTCCGGGCTGGCGGCGGGGACCTGCGGAGCCTCTTCGGGCGGTGCCACGGCGGGTTTCGCGCTCGCCGCCTTCGCCCGCGTCTTCGCGACCGGCTTCGCCTCCACCGCCTTCACCTGCTTGCCCGCACTCGCCTTCGCAACCGTCTTCTTCGTCGTCTTGTCGATCATCACACCCTCCCCTTAGTTGCGTTTTCTACCCTGGAGGAGCCCCGCAGAGCCGTCAAGTTTCAGGTGGATGGCTCGCTCTTTTTCGTGAGTCTTGTCCGTTTCCTGCCGGAAACGCGAAGAGGCCCTTATCGGCCCCGCCGGGTGGGTCGATAGTCAGGGAACCCCACACGATGAAAATGGCGAGCAAGCCCCAGCCCCCGCCCCGCCGTCGCCGCCGCACCGAGGAGACGGACGTGAACACGGAAATCGAAAGGCTCGCGCGCGAAAACGAGCGTCTGCGACGCCAGGTGCGTGCCTTGCAACACCTGCGGGAAGCGGTCTACCGCGACTCCGTCACAGGCTTGCGGAACCGGCGCTATTTCGAGGAGCGGCTCGACGAGGAGGTCCGGCGGTTGTCCCGCAACCCGGACCGGGTGGGCTCCCTCCTGCTGGTCGACGTGGACGACTTCAAGCAGATCAACGACGAGCACGGTCACATGGTGGGCGACGGGGTGCTGCGCGAGGTGGCCCTCATCATGGGCGAGACGCTGCGCCTCGAGGATGTCTGCTGCCGCTTCGGGGGGGATGAGTTCGTGGTCATCTTGCCTGAGACCGGCGCCGAAGGGGCCGCCCGGGTGGTGGCGCGGCTCACCGAGGCGCTCGACCACCGGAACCGGACTGCTGCTTTTTCTCTGTATCTATCTGTAGGCCACAGTACGTGGCCAACCGACGGAATTGATGCCCATGCGCTTCTCAGCGCCGCCGACCGCGACATGTACGCGAGCAAGCGGAACGGAAAGCGCGCCCGAACGCCGGTGCCTCCCGCGCCTCGGCTGACCCTGGTGTGATGCGCCACCGAAAAGCGGCGATCGGTCTCGGACTCCGTGTTTTTTCTGGGCGGACCTTTCACGCGCGGCGTCCCGTCGACTAGAATAGGTGGCCTCGAAGGCCCCCCGCGTGGGTGCCCCCCATCCATGTACCGCATCCATTCTCCCTACAGACTCCCCGCCCTCCCGGGCGATCGTTCCCCATGGGCCTCCCGGGCGCGCGTCCCGGGCCCACCGACCGAGGCTGTTTCATCGCGCCTCGTTTGGCTCGCGCCTTCGCAGAAAGGGCGACCCCATGTCTGAAGGCATTCCACAGGGCATGGTGGGGCAGCCCGACGCACACGACTGGGAGGTTTCACCAGGGAACCTCGATTGGGTCGAAGCGCTCTATCTCGCCTACCAGAACGATTCGGCAGAGGTGGATCCGGCCTGGCGGGATGCCTTCGCGCGTGTGGATCGCGGTGAGCCCCTGTGGCTCGCGCCGCCCGCGGGCGCATTGTCTCAGGCCCCGGTCGCGGTCCCCCACGTGGAGCCAGGCCGCGAGGTCAATGGGCATGGTCGCACCAACGGGCACACGGCGGCGCCGGTCGCGCGGCCCACTTCGGCGCACGCCGAGGCCTCCGCGGACATCACCGGGGCGGCCCGGGGGCCCGCCCCCGCCGCAAGCCTGACCCTCATCGACGATCTCGACGACGTGGGCGCCGTGGCGGCGCATCGAGCCCGGGGCGGCAAGCGCATCCGACGCCTCATCGAGGATTACCGCGAGCTTGGACACATGGCCGCCCGGCTGGATCCTTTGGATCTGCTCGATCGGGCCAGCAACGAGATGCGGCTTGCCGATTACGGGCTGGGCCTCGAGGACATCGACACGATCGTCAAAGTCGACGACGACGGCGGCCTGACCTCGGGCCCGCTCAAGAACGTGCTCGAGCACTTGCGCGAAACCTACTGCCGCCACATCGGCGTGGAGCTCGCGCACATCCACGACAACGAGCTGCGCAGCTGGCTGCAACACCGCGTGGAGGCCACCCGCAACCGCGTGTTCCTGTCGCGGGCCGAGCGGCTGCAGCTTTTGGGTAAGGTGACGGAGGCCGAGGTCTTCGAGCAGTTCCTGCAGACCAAGTTTTTGGGGGCGAAGCGCTTTTCGCTCGA encodes the following:
- a CDS encoding DUF2934 domain-containing protein, whose product is MIDKTTKKTVAKASAGKQVKAVEAKPVAKTRAKAASAKPAVAPPEEAPQVPAASPDLAPVMPQAEKPKSSATARRPKAAVTLAPLPLAPSWDDVARRAYEIFEREGHTHGNDQDHWYRAEFELGGQPRGA
- the ftsH gene encoding ATP-dependent zinc metalloprotease FtsH; translated protein: MGNLRRFDILFFILAAFGILAIHDVWVRSQTVANVPYSDFLTWVKGNKVSEVVIGTEQIQGELKEEIDGKKRFVTTRVDPNLASKLDDTGVKFSGRIESDLLPNILSFLLPLALVMFLWIFIMRRFANRIGGGGGAGGLMSIGKSKAKVYVETDVKTTFKDVAGVDESKAELEEVVSFLRDPKSYGRLGARMPKGLLLVGPPGTGKTLLAKAVAGEAGVPFFSISGSEFVEMFVGVGAARVRDLFEQARQKAPAIIFIDELDAMGRARNAYPGMGGHDEKEQTLNQLLVELDGFDSSSGIVLIGATNRPEILDPALLRAGRFDRQVLVDRPDKIGRKQILEVHVKKVKLDTQVNLEEVASLTPGFTGADLANLVNEAALVATRRRADTVMLSDFEQAIERIVAGLEKRNRLLNPHERRVVAFHEMGHALVAAALPGSDPVQKISIIPRGVGALGYTIQRPLEDRYLMTRTELENKMAVLLGGRAAELEVFNHLSTGAADDLAKVANIARNMVTRYAMVPELGNVAYETDGPNFLGTPGAPVAGRPAYSDETARQIDEAVTRIVGATFARARAILSLNRPLLDEGATTLLAQETLVEADLKKLFARIQVDAAAA
- a CDS encoding GGDEF domain-containing protein, whose translation is MASKPQPPPRRRRRTEETDVNTEIERLARENERLRRQVRALQHLREAVYRDSVTGLRNRRYFEERLDEEVRRLSRNPDRVGSLLLVDVDDFKQINDEHGHMVGDGVLREVALIMGETLRLEDVCCRFGGDEFVVILPETGAEGAARVVARLTEALDHRNRTAAFSLYLSVGHSTWPTDGIDAHALLSAADRDMYASKRNGKRARTPVPPAPRLTLV